In Equus quagga isolate Etosha38 chromosome 14, UCLA_HA_Equagga_1.0, whole genome shotgun sequence, one DNA window encodes the following:
- the PIH1D2 gene encoding PIH1 domain-containing protein 2 produces the protein MESSSKGLLSQVTQFWNLLDDLAESNPESYEKFIQQQLKEGKQLCAAPEPQLCLQTRILKPKEKILFINLCVWKRIPAPQSTTHPVPLSIGRPEDMSEASDVYTVIDVAYNPDVLQAAEKDQVKKDQLIWMAMKCIEEQLQFTLSHSYHITKFRIKGSIQRMKQNLMRIQTDPTDLREKMRKELTLEQIRSSTVSNTDHFPQLLLPKNQVSGKTGCLIEEMSSTEIQVEMKRPTYELKVVVDQNEKPLKIELKVELPGINSVSLCDLSVSEDDLLIEVSEKYRLHLNLPESVDTEMTTAKFIKEKATLFVTMPLV, from the exons ATGGAGTCATCCTCAAAGGGTCTGCTCAGCCAAGTTACTCAATTCTGGAACCTCCTAGATGATCTGGctgaaagcaatcctgagagctATGAGAAGTTCATTCAACAGCAATTGAAAGAGGGGAAACAGCTCTGTGCAGCCCCAGAACCACAGCTCTGTCTACAAACTAGGATCCTG aaaccaaaagaaaaaatactttttatcaaCCTATGTGTGTGGAAAAGGATCCCAGCTCCCCAGTCAACCACACATCCAGTACCTCTAAGTATTGGAAGACCAGAAGATATGTCTGAGGCATCAG atgtttacacaGTCATCGATGTTGCCTATAATCCTGATGTTCTCCAGGCAGCAGAAAAGGACCAAGTAAAAAAAGATCAATTAATATGGATGGCCATGAAATGCATTGAGGAACAACTTCAGTTCACTCTCTCACACTCTTACCATATCACCAAATTTAGGATAAAAGGAAGCATTCAAAGGATGAAACAAAATCTGATGAGAATCCAAACTGACCCCAcagatttaagagagaaaatgagaaagg AACTAACCCTTGAACAGATAAGAAGCAGTACTGTGAGCAACACAGATCACTTTCCTCAACTTTTACTGCCAAAAAACCAAGTTTCAGGCAAAACAGGGTGTCTGATAGAAGAGATGTCCAGTACAGAGATCCAGGTGGAGATGAAAAGACCAACCTATGAATTAAAAGTTGTGGTGGATCAAAATGAGAAACCTCTGAAAATtgaattaaaagtagaattacctgGTATTAATTCAGTATCTCTCTGTGACCTTAGTGTTTCTGAG GATGATTTACTGATCGAGGTCTCTGAGAAGTACAGATTACACCTGAATCTTCCAGAATCTGTGGATACTGAAATGACTACAGCaaaatttattaaagagaaaGCTACATTATTCGTCACGATGCCACTTGTGTAA
- the NKAPD1 gene encoding uncharacterized protein NKAPD1 isoform X1, with the protein MSRVPLGKVLLRNVIRHTDAHNKIQEESDMWKIRELEKQMEDAYRGTKREMLPSSSSRMRSDGFDEESQRDYWRPKNEISGTLEDDFLKAKSWNKKLYDYEANMPDRWGHSGYKELYPEEFESDSSDQQDITNGQKTSPQVKSSSHESHKHKKSKKAHKKKQKKKSHKKQKKSKKEATDITADSSSEFSEETGASSTRKRKQPHKHKKKSRKKSLRKPALFLEAESDSSRSDDSASSSSEESEERDTKKTKRKKREKKVHIPVVNNEIQERTNKRTNWKVATDERSAESSEDD; encoded by the exons ATGTCCCGGGTTCCATTGGGGAAAGTCCTCCTGAGGAATGTCATCCGGCACACAGATGCTCACAATAAG attCAGGAGGAATCGGATATGTGGAAAATAAGAGAACTGGAGAAACAGATGGAAGATGCTTACCGGGGGACTAAAAGGGAAATGTTACCTAGCAGTTCAAG CCGGATGCGTAGTGATGGTTTTGATGAAGAAAGTCAAAGAGACTATTGGAGGCCAAAGAATGAAATTTCTGGGACATTAGAAGATGATTTTCTTAAGGCTAAATCCTGGAACAAGAAGTTATATGATTATGAAGCTAACATGCCAGACAG ATGGGGTCACAGTGGTTATAAAGAGTTATACCCTGAAGAATTTGAATCAGACAG taGTGATCAGCAAGATATTACCAATGGACAAAAAACATCTCCTCAGGTAAAATCATCTTCccatgaatctcacaaacacaagaagtcaaagaaagcccacaaaaaaaagcagaaaaaaaagtcacacaaaaaacagaagaaaagcaaaaaggaagccACAGATATAACAGCAGATTCCTCAAGCGAGTTCTCAGAAGAAACTGGGGCTTCTAGtaccaggaaaaggaaacaaccacataagcacaagaaaaaatcCAGGAAAAAGTCTCTCAGAAAACCTGCTTTATTCTTAGAGGCAGAAAGTGACAGTTCCCGGTCAGATGATTCCGCATCCAGCAGTTCTGAGGAAAGTGAGGAAAGAGACACTAagaaaaccaagaggaaaaagagagagaaaaaagttcatATCCCTGTAGTTAACAATGAAATCCAGGAGAGGACAAACAAACGCACAAATTGGAAAGTGGCTACAGATGAAAGGTCTGCCGAGAGTTCAGAGGATGactaa
- the NKAPD1 gene encoding uncharacterized protein NKAPD1 isoform X2, producing the protein MSRVPLGKVLLRNVIRHTDAHNKIQEESDMWKIRELEKQMEDAYRGTKREMLPSSSSRMRSDGFDEESQRDYWRPKNEISGTLEDDFLKAKSWNKKLYDYEANMPDRWGHSGYKELYPEEFESDSDQQDITNGQKTSPQVKSSSHESHKHKKSKKAHKKKQKKKSHKKQKKSKKEATDITADSSSEFSEETGASSTRKRKQPHKHKKKSRKKSLRKPALFLEAESDSSRSDDSASSSSEESEERDTKKTKRKKREKKVHIPVVNNEIQERTNKRTNWKVATDERSAESSEDD; encoded by the exons ATGTCCCGGGTTCCATTGGGGAAAGTCCTCCTGAGGAATGTCATCCGGCACACAGATGCTCACAATAAG attCAGGAGGAATCGGATATGTGGAAAATAAGAGAACTGGAGAAACAGATGGAAGATGCTTACCGGGGGACTAAAAGGGAAATGTTACCTAGCAGTTCAAG CCGGATGCGTAGTGATGGTTTTGATGAAGAAAGTCAAAGAGACTATTGGAGGCCAAAGAATGAAATTTCTGGGACATTAGAAGATGATTTTCTTAAGGCTAAATCCTGGAACAAGAAGTTATATGATTATGAAGCTAACATGCCAGACAG ATGGGGTCACAGTGGTTATAAAGAGTTATACCCTGAAGAATTTGAATCAGACAG TGATCAGCAAGATATTACCAATGGACAAAAAACATCTCCTCAGGTAAAATCATCTTCccatgaatctcacaaacacaagaagtcaaagaaagcccacaaaaaaaagcagaaaaaaaagtcacacaaaaaacagaagaaaagcaaaaaggaagccACAGATATAACAGCAGATTCCTCAAGCGAGTTCTCAGAAGAAACTGGGGCTTCTAGtaccaggaaaaggaaacaaccacataagcacaagaaaaaatcCAGGAAAAAGTCTCTCAGAAAACCTGCTTTATTCTTAGAGGCAGAAAGTGACAGTTCCCGGTCAGATGATTCCGCATCCAGCAGTTCTGAGGAAAGTGAGGAAAGAGACACTAagaaaaccaagaggaaaaagagagagaaaaaagttcatATCCCTGTAGTTAACAATGAAATCCAGGAGAGGACAAACAAACGCACAAATTGGAAAGTGGCTACAGATGAAAGGTCTGCCGAGAGTTCAGAGGATGactaa
- the TIMM8B gene encoding mitochondrial import inner membrane translocase subunit Tim8 B — MRIRVRRKVRSPTRRMADLREADEAELQRLVAAEQQKAQFTAQVHHFMELCWDKCVEKPGNRLDSRTENCLSSCVDRFIDTTLTITSRFAQIVQKGGQ; from the exons ATGCGCATACGCGTTCGACGGAAGGTCCGGAGTCCAACGCGGAGAATGGCGGACTTGCGTGAGGCGGATGAAGCGGAACTGCAGCGCCTGGTGGCGGCTGAACAGCAGAAGGCGCAGTTCACTGCACAG gTGCATCACTTCATGGAACTCTGTTGGGATAAATGTGTGGAGAAGCCAGGGAATCGCCTAGACTCTCGCACTGAAAATTGTCTCTCTAGCTGTGTGGACCGCTTCATTGACACTACTCTTACTATCACCAGTCGGTTTGCCCAGATTGTACAGAAAGGAGGGCAGTAG
- the SDHD gene encoding succinate dehydrogenase [ubiquinone] cytochrome b small subunit, mitochondrial encodes MAILWRLSVLCGAQGGRALLLRTSVIRPAQVSAFLQDRPTPGWCGTQQIHLSPTRHSGSKAASLHWTSERVVSVLLLGLLPAAYLNPCSAMDYSLAAALTLHSHWGLGQVVTDYVRGDALQKASQTGLLALSALTFAGLCYFNYHDVGICKAVAMLWKL; translated from the exons ATGGCGATTCTCTGGAGGCTGAGTGTCCTCTGCGGTGCCCAAGGAGGCCGAG CTCTCTTGCTCCGAACCTCAGTGATCAGACCTGCTCAAGTCTCAGCATTTCTTCAGGACCGACCTACCCCAGGATGGTGTGGAACGCAGCAAATTCACCTGTCACCCACCCGCCATT CTGGTTCCAAGGCTGCATCTCTCCACTGGACTAGTGAGAGGGTTGTCAGCGTTTTGCTCCTGGGCCTGCTTCCAGCTGCTTATTTGAATCCTTGCTCTGCGATGGACTACTCCCTGGCTGCGGCGCTCACTCTCCATAGCCACTG gggCCTTGGACAAGTTGTTACTGACTATGTTCGAGGGGATGCATTGCAGAAAGCTTCCCAGACAGGCCTTTTGGCACTCTCGGCTTTAACCTTTGCTGGGCTTTGTTATTTCAACTATCATGATGTGGGCATTTGCAAAGCTGTTGCCATGCTGTGGAAACTGTGA